The Brevibacillus brevis genome contains a region encoding:
- a CDS encoding sigma-70 family RNA polymerase sigma factor, whose protein sequence is MEKLQPTTDAAFEQIMREYGTRVLRLVTFLVKDRSLAEDITQDVFVKVYRHLPRFRQESSVHTWLYRIAVNECKGYLRSWSFRHILPRSWIRQDGELSTESLVLDQAERDQLVAEVLQLPPLYRQVIALHYYADLSITEVAEVLGVTEGTVRTRLHRARQQLRQSMGEGRDWEWTKTDGSRT, encoded by the coding sequence CAGCCAACGACAGATGCTGCGTTTGAACAAATCATGAGGGAATATGGGACCCGCGTGCTTCGACTCGTCACTTTTCTGGTCAAGGATCGCAGCTTGGCAGAGGATATTACCCAGGACGTTTTCGTCAAGGTGTATCGGCATCTTCCCCGCTTTCGGCAGGAGAGCAGCGTGCACACGTGGTTGTATCGCATCGCGGTAAATGAATGCAAAGGTTATTTGCGTTCTTGGTCGTTCCGTCATATCCTTCCCCGTTCGTGGATTAGACAGGATGGGGAGCTTTCTACAGAAAGTCTTGTGCTCGATCAAGCCGAGAGGGACCAGCTCGTAGCAGAAGTGCTGCAGCTTCCTCCGCTCTATCGCCAAGTGATTGCCCTTCATTACTACGCGGATTTATCCATCACAGAGGTGGCAGAGGTACTAGGGGTAACGGAAGGAACAGTCAGAACCCGGTTGCATAGGGCCAGACAGCAGCTGCGGCAGAGTATGGGAGAGGGGAGGGACTGGGAATGGACGAAAACCGATGGCTCACGGACTTAA